One genomic region from Daphnia magna isolate NIES linkage group LG10, ASM2063170v1.1, whole genome shotgun sequence encodes:
- the LOC116931898 gene encoding aldo-keto reductase family 1 member B1, producing the protein MASSGAAKVPKIKLNSGYEMPMIGLGTWKSEPGKVTQAVKDAVDIGYRHFDCAFVYQNEAEVGKALKEKISNGDVTREELFITSKLWNTFHKPEKVEPALKKSLSLLGLDYVDLYLFHWPISFIDKDSELFPKDEDGKHLFEVIDHIDTWREMEKCVELGLVRSIGLSNFNSRQIQHIMDNSKIKPVVNQVECHPYLNQKRLIEFCKQKDIVVTAYSPLGSPDRPWAKPDDPNLLEEPRIKSVAQLYRKTSAQILIRYQIDRGVAVIPKSVNKSRIEENFTIFDFSLQAKEMEVIDSLDRNGRLCHVDWMSDSPDYPFNIEF; encoded by the exons ATGGCAAGCTCAGGTGCAGCAAAAGttccaaaaattaaattaaacaGTGGTTATGAGATGCCAATGATTGGTCTTGGAACATGGAAA TCAGAACCTGGGAAGGTTACACAAGCAGTCAAAGATGCTGTAGATATTGGCTACAGGCATTTTGATTGTGCATTTGTGTATCAGAACGAAGCAGAAGTTGGGAAAGCACTAAAAGAGAAAATTAGCAATGGAGATGTCACAAGAGAAGAACTATTCATAACAAGCAAG TTGTGGAACACTTTCCATAAACCAGAAAAAGTTGAACCAGCTCTCAAAAAATCATTGAGCCTTTTGGGATTAGATTATGTAGATCTTTATCTCTTCCACTGGCCTATCTCATTTATT GATAAAGATAGTGAACTCTTTCCAAAAGATGAGGATGGTAAGCACCTGTTCGAGGTAATCGACCATATCGATACCTGGCGGGAGATGGAAAAATGTGTCGAGCTTGGACTAGTCCGCTCGATTGGTTTGTCAAACTTCAACAGTCGACAAATTCAACATATTATGGATAATTCGAAAATCAAACCAGTAGTCAATCAG GTGGAGTGTCATCCTTATTTGAATCAGAAACGGTTGATCGAGTTCTGCAAACAAAAAGACATTGTGGTGACCGCCTACAGTCCGCTTGGCTCGCCTGATCGTCCATGGGCTAAACCAGATGATCCGAACCTATTGGAAGAACCAAGAATCAAATCAGTCGCCCAGCTCTATAGAAAGACATCTGCGCAGATTTTAATTCGCTATCAA ATTGATCGTGGGGTTGCCGTCATCCCGAAATCAGTCAACAAATCTCGCATAGAAGAAAACTTTACTATTTTTGATTTCAGCCTTCAAGCAAAAGAAATGGAGGTGATTGATAGTTTGGATCGCAACGGCCGTCTTTGTCACGTTGATTGGATGAGTGATAGCCCAGATTACCCGTTTaatattgaattttga
- the LOC116931901 gene encoding integumentary mucin C.1 isoform X1, whose amino-acid sequence MEYRHCGIFFFSLSIHLFSVLFVNGANGSAVEDCYWSGTGPICDGKCRLGEASQPNKNERIGCITGKKKYCCKTGTSLTNVTESAPTPPRDKETNTSVLSPSTKDDCYWVGKSPNCEGSCLEGDYMASTSRTGNGSTCIVGKKKYCCKGSRTHSNSSMTSTVSANVSMATASKEKQTPLQITDDQCHWVGEPPLCLGSCKFGEYVAAKSPTGDDAGEKCASGQKKYCCVRAKPADGQTGIAKKTVRDSHKQSYNDVDAVSNSSSQPVQSWLRPTPRDLPVNATGFKHGVNVVKIKRKLVLATAESTSVPTSTSVPTSTTTTETATSSTTSTPTTTSIKVNVANVPLPDILPVPLMFRSRRVFNVDIEQPTSIIPLSTSLASIDKQNETIALTTTVGPSTVGPSTVGPSTVGQAGESLQVNQ is encoded by the exons ATGGAGTACCGTCACTGCggcatcttcttcttctcgctATCGATTCATCTATTTTCAGTGCTTTTC GTAAACGGCGCAAATGGATCGGCCGTAGAGGACTGTTATTGGTCTGGAACCGGCCCAATTTGCGATGGAAAGTGTCGACTTGGCGAGGCATCCCAACCGAATAAGAACGAGA GAATTGGCTGCATCACTGGCaagaaaaa ATATTGTTGTAAGACGGGCACATCGTTGACCAACGTCACGGAATCAGCTCCGACACCGCCACGTGATAAAGAAACAAACACGTCCGTCTTATCACCATCGACG AAAGATGATTGCTACTGGGTGGGTAAGTCCCCCAACTGCGAAGGATCTTGCCTCGAAGGTGATTACATGGCGAGCACGTCTCGAACAGGCAACG GCTCCACGTGCATTGTtggcaaaaagaaatattgCTGCAAAGGATCAAGGACTCACTCCAACAGCTCAATGACGTCCACCGTGTCTGCAAATGTATCGATGGCAACTGCCTCGAAAGAGAAACAAACG CCTCTCCAAATAACGGACGATCAATGCCACTGGGTGGGTGAGCCGCCTCTTTGTTTGGGTTCGTGCAAGTTCGGCGAATACGTGGCAGCCAAATCGCCAACAGGCGACGACG CAGGAGAAAAGTGTGCCAGTGGCCAGAAAAAGTATTGCTGTGTCCGTGCAAAACCAGCGGACGGACAGACTGGCATAGCAAAGAAAACAGTCAGGGATAGTCACAAGCAAAGTTACAATGACGTTGATGCCGTTTCGAATTCCAGCAGTCAACCCGTTCAGTCGTGGCTTCGGCCGACACCAAGAGATTTACCTGTCAATGCGACTGGCTTCAAACACGGCGTCAACGTCGTCAAAATTAAACGGAAATTGGTATTAGCGACAGCGGAATCGACGTCCGTCCCAACATCGACGTCCGTCCCAAcatcgacaacaacaacagagaCAGCTACGTCTTCGACAACGTCTACTCCAACAACAACGTCGATAAAGGTCAACGTGGCGAACGTTCCTCTTCCTGACATTCTGCCAGTGCCATTAATGTTCCGTTCACGCCGAGTATTCAACGTAGATATAGAACAGCCGACGTCCATTATTCCATTGTCGACTTCTTTGGCGTCAATCGACAAACAAAATGAGACGATTGCCTTGACGACGACCGTTGGGCCGTCCACAGTTGGACCATCCACAGTTGGGCCGTCCACAGTTGGTCAAGCCGGGGAATCATTACAAGTCAATCAATAG
- the LOC116931901 gene encoding integumentary mucin C.1 isoform X4, protein MEYRHCGIFFFSLSIHLFSVLFVNGANGSAVEDCYWSGTGPICDGKCRLGEASQPNKNERIGCITGKKKYCCKTGTSLTNVTESAPTPPRDKETNTSVLSPSTKDDCYWVGKSPNCEGSCLEGDYMASTSRTGNGSTCIVGKKKYCCKGSRTHSNSSMTSTVSANVSMATASKEKQTPLQITDDQCHWVGEPPLCLGSCKFGEYVAAKSPTGDDAGEKCASGQKKYCCVRAKPADGQTGIAKKTVRDSHKQSYNDVDAVSNSSSQPVQSWLRPTPRDLPVNATGFKHGVNVVKIKRKLVLATAESTSVPTSTSVPTSTTTTETATSSTTSTPTTTSIKVNVANVPLPDILPVPLMFRSRRVFNVDIEQPTSIIPLSTSLASIDKQNETIALTTTVGPSTVGQAGESLQVNQ, encoded by the exons ATGGAGTACCGTCACTGCggcatcttcttcttctcgctATCGATTCATCTATTTTCAGTGCTTTTC GTAAACGGCGCAAATGGATCGGCCGTAGAGGACTGTTATTGGTCTGGAACCGGCCCAATTTGCGATGGAAAGTGTCGACTTGGCGAGGCATCCCAACCGAATAAGAACGAGA GAATTGGCTGCATCACTGGCaagaaaaa ATATTGTTGTAAGACGGGCACATCGTTGACCAACGTCACGGAATCAGCTCCGACACCGCCACGTGATAAAGAAACAAACACGTCCGTCTTATCACCATCGACG AAAGATGATTGCTACTGGGTGGGTAAGTCCCCCAACTGCGAAGGATCTTGCCTCGAAGGTGATTACATGGCGAGCACGTCTCGAACAGGCAACG GCTCCACGTGCATTGTtggcaaaaagaaatattgCTGCAAAGGATCAAGGACTCACTCCAACAGCTCAATGACGTCCACCGTGTCTGCAAATGTATCGATGGCAACTGCCTCGAAAGAGAAACAAACG CCTCTCCAAATAACGGACGATCAATGCCACTGGGTGGGTGAGCCGCCTCTTTGTTTGGGTTCGTGCAAGTTCGGCGAATACGTGGCAGCCAAATCGCCAACAGGCGACGACG CAGGAGAAAAGTGTGCCAGTGGCCAGAAAAAGTATTGCTGTGTCCGTGCAAAACCAGCGGACGGACAGACTGGCATAGCAAAGAAAACAGTCAGGGATAGTCACAAGCAAAGTTACAATGACGTTGATGCCGTTTCGAATTCCAGCAGTCAACCCGTTCAGTCGTGGCTTCGGCCGACACCAAGAGATTTACCTGTCAATGCGACTGGCTTCAAACACGGCGTCAACGTCGTCAAAATTAAACGGAAATTGGTATTAGCGACAGCGGAATCGACGTCCGTCCCAACATCGACGTCCGTCCCAAcatcgacaacaacaacagagaCAGCTACGTCTTCGACAACGTCTACTCCAACAACAACGTCGATAAAGGTCAACGTGGCGAACGTTCCTCTTCCTGACATTCTGCCAGTGCCATTAATGTTCCGTTCACGCCGAGTATTCAACGTAGATATAGAACAGCCGACGTCCATTATTCCATTGTCGACTTCTTTGGCGTCAATCGACAAACAAAATGAGACGATTGCCTTGACGACGACCG TTGGGCCGTCCACAGTTGGTCAAGCCGGGGAATCATTACAAGTCAATCAATAG
- the LOC116931901 gene encoding integumentary mucin C.1 isoform X3 has product MRVKSCSSKENVFLLLVNGANGSAVEDCYWSGTGPICDGKCRLGEASQPNKNERIGCITGKKKYCCKTGTSLTNVTESAPTPPRDKETNTSVLSPSTKDDCYWVGKSPNCEGSCLEGDYMASTSRTGNGSTCIVGKKKYCCKGSRTHSNSSMTSTVSANVSMATASKEKQTPLQITDDQCHWVGEPPLCLGSCKFGEYVAAKSPTGDDAGEKCASGQKKYCCVRAKPADGQTGIAKKTVRDSHKQSYNDVDAVSNSSSQPVQSWLRPTPRDLPVNATGFKHGVNVVKIKRKLVLATAESTSVPTSTSVPTSTTTTETATSSTTSTPTTTSIKVNVANVPLPDILPVPLMFRSRRVFNVDIEQPTSIIPLSTSLASIDKQNETIALTTTVGPSTVGPSTVGPSTVGQAGESLQVNQ; this is encoded by the exons ATGAGAGTGAAGAGTTGCAGCTCAAAGGAAaatgtgtttttgttgttg GTAAACGGCGCAAATGGATCGGCCGTAGAGGACTGTTATTGGTCTGGAACCGGCCCAATTTGCGATGGAAAGTGTCGACTTGGCGAGGCATCCCAACCGAATAAGAACGAGA GAATTGGCTGCATCACTGGCaagaaaaa ATATTGTTGTAAGACGGGCACATCGTTGACCAACGTCACGGAATCAGCTCCGACACCGCCACGTGATAAAGAAACAAACACGTCCGTCTTATCACCATCGACG AAAGATGATTGCTACTGGGTGGGTAAGTCCCCCAACTGCGAAGGATCTTGCCTCGAAGGTGATTACATGGCGAGCACGTCTCGAACAGGCAACG GCTCCACGTGCATTGTtggcaaaaagaaatattgCTGCAAAGGATCAAGGACTCACTCCAACAGCTCAATGACGTCCACCGTGTCTGCAAATGTATCGATGGCAACTGCCTCGAAAGAGAAACAAACG CCTCTCCAAATAACGGACGATCAATGCCACTGGGTGGGTGAGCCGCCTCTTTGTTTGGGTTCGTGCAAGTTCGGCGAATACGTGGCAGCCAAATCGCCAACAGGCGACGACG CAGGAGAAAAGTGTGCCAGTGGCCAGAAAAAGTATTGCTGTGTCCGTGCAAAACCAGCGGACGGACAGACTGGCATAGCAAAGAAAACAGTCAGGGATAGTCACAAGCAAAGTTACAATGACGTTGATGCCGTTTCGAATTCCAGCAGTCAACCCGTTCAGTCGTGGCTTCGGCCGACACCAAGAGATTTACCTGTCAATGCGACTGGCTTCAAACACGGCGTCAACGTCGTCAAAATTAAACGGAAATTGGTATTAGCGACAGCGGAATCGACGTCCGTCCCAACATCGACGTCCGTCCCAAcatcgacaacaacaacagagaCAGCTACGTCTTCGACAACGTCTACTCCAACAACAACGTCGATAAAGGTCAACGTGGCGAACGTTCCTCTTCCTGACATTCTGCCAGTGCCATTAATGTTCCGTTCACGCCGAGTATTCAACGTAGATATAGAACAGCCGACGTCCATTATTCCATTGTCGACTTCTTTGGCGTCAATCGACAAACAAAATGAGACGATTGCCTTGACGACGACCGTTGGGCCGTCCACAGTTGGACCATCCACAGTTGGGCCGTCCACAGTTGGTCAAGCCGGGGAATCATTACAAGTCAATCAATAG
- the LOC116931900 gene encoding aldo-keto reductase family 1 member B1, producing MVAPTVKLNNGYHIPIVGLGTWKSKPGEVKQAVVDAIAAGYRHIDCAFIYGNEEEVGAGIKEKIDDGTVTRDDLFVTSKVWNTFHSFAKVEEAIQQSLKHLGLDYLDLYLIHWPLGYQENTELFPKDADGKFIYSDLDYLETWKGLEHCAKLGLTKSIGVSNFNSVQLQRILDNATVKPVVNQVECHPYLNNSKLIQFCKDRDIVVTAYSPLGSPDRPWAKPGDPVIFEDPKLKELAQKYNRSAVQIILRFQTQRGVVVIPKSVTKDRIVHNLNCTDFDLSEEDMKYIESFDCNGRVCALDWVKDHPHYPFSVEF from the exons ATGGTAGCCCCAACCGTGAAACTCAACAATGGCTATCACATTCCAATTGTTGGATTGGGGACATGGAAG TCCAAGCCGGGAGAGGTCAAGCAAGCTGTCGTAGATGCTATCGCTGCTGGATATAGGCACATTGACTGTGCATTTATTTAtggaaatgaagaagaagtgGGAGCTGGAATCAAGGAAAAGATAGATGATGGCACAGTTACACGAGATGATTTGTTTGTTACAAGTAAA GTTTGGAATACATTCCACAGTTTCGCCAAAGTGGAGGAAGCCATACAACAAAGCCTAAAACATTTGGGCCTTGACTACCTTGACCTTTACCTTATCCATTGGCCATTAGGTTACCAG GAGAATACCGAACTGTTTCCTAAGGATGCTGATGGAAAATTTATCTACTCTGACCTTGATTATCTAGAGACATGGAAAGGTCTGGAACATTGTGCAAAACTAGGATTAACAAAGTCAATTGGAGTGTCCAACTTTAACAGTGTGCAACTTCAAAGAATCTTAGACAATGCAACAGTGAAGCCTGTAGTCAATCAG GTCGAATGCCATCCGTATTTGAACAATTCAAAACTGATCCAGTTTTGTAAGGATCGCGATATTGTGGTCACTGCTTACAGCCCGTTAGGATCGCCTGACCGACCATGGGCCAAACCAGGGGATCCCGTGATTTTTGAAGACCCCAAGCTGAAAGAATTGGCCCAAAAGTACAATCGTTCGGCAGTTCAAATCATTTTACGCTTCCAG actCAACGCGGCGTAGTGGTCATCCCTAAGTCGGTCACAAAGGACCGCATCGTTCATAATCTTAATTGCACAGATTTTGATTTATCTGAGGAAGATATGAAGTATATCGAATCCTTTGATTGCAATGGACGAGTGTGTGCCCTTGATTGGGTAAAAGATCATCCTCATTATCCATTCAGTGTTGAATTCTAA
- the LOC116934008 gene encoding aldose reductase-related protein 2-like has translation MFPKRSKLTPSANDIELKRKKDIVITAYSPLGSPARPWAKAEDPHLMEESKIKSVAQRCRKTPAQILIRYQIDRGVVFIPKLVNKSRIEEKFNVFDFSQEAKEMEVIDSLDCNGRLILISTMKDSPDYPFDAEF, from the exons ATGTTTCCTAAACGAAGCAAGCTAACGCCATCAGCTAATGACATTGAACTGAAAAG GAAAAAAGACATAGTAATCACCGCCTACAGCCCACTTGGTTCTCCTGCACGTCCTTGGGCTAAAGCAGAAGATCCACATTTAATGGAAGAATCGAAAATCAAATCCGTGGCTCAGCGCTGCAGAAAGACACCGGCCCAGATATTGATTCGCTACCAG ATCGATCGTGGTGTTGTCTTCATCCCAAAGTTAGTCAACAAATCGCGTATAGAAGAGAAATTTAATGTTTTCGATTTCAGTCAAGAAGCGAAGGAGATGGAGGTCATCGATAGTCTGGATTGTAACGGTCGTCTCATTCTCATTAGTACGATGAAAGATAGTCCCGATTACCCGTTTGATGCTGAATTTTGA
- the LOC116931906 gene encoding LOW QUALITY PROTEIN: zinc finger protein Noc (The sequence of the model RefSeq protein was modified relative to this genomic sequence to represent the inferred CDS: inserted 1 base in 1 codon; deleted 3 bases in 2 codons) yields MHQVLDSSSPAAPHQPANESGTMLTNGSSQYIQPDYLSPLPTTVHSFLSNQSQLNNNFQMSRFVKMQLDSKRSPLALLAQTCSQIGADPTPSTTSTATLPSSSSSISVTKSVDKTSKKSTSDLYTNEKTANRKTPPQSSKQQYLDPYGRHESKESESKSGFKSPSTTKSSASPSINNSATQQSQDGSKLMAEQRIALDMAIHQQQQQQQQQQQQQQQNQLSKDIQQSMMANAYHHRLSPVFPSPLSGLSVGHHPLSAYHHPGLAGLDAATAAALGAFRHPAYSSVAHHLGYPHHVPVSLGLSLASYQQALSAVSYGQRLQQQQQQHGNSTSKTGDSAICRDPYCTGCPNSSPSANAMPVSSASSSSSASSSPNNSPTTTTTASTSTSSTGCPAGCTQCDHVTRTTSAAAAASAAGLGLMSSTAALSSSVSMSTSTPSTIVTSTSDAASLSRPYVCNWIASDHYCGKRFASSDELLQHLRTHTSLSVASQLPPAVAPPEPSLSSXSSSSSTSYSSPHHHHHHQLLNPSLHPHSAHLLAASAAALHRTYPTPPLSPLSMARYHPYSNSGGGGGANKHLSSTGALQQHSPLSASVVAPSAPIAPPPPPHNPLLSLHHPYAASLAGLPGYYSTHPYSLYSQRMLAGAGVLP; encoded by the exons ATGCACCAAGTGTTGGACTCGTCTTCACCCGCAGCACCTCATCAGCCGGCCAACGAAAGCGGCACCATGTTGACCAACGGATCCAGCCAATACATTCAGCCGGATTATCTTTCGCCTCTGCCCACCACGGTACAT TCTTTCTTGTCAAACCAGTCGCAATTGAATAACAATTTTCAAATGTCTCGATTCGTGAAAATGCAGTTGGATTCAAAGAGGAGCCCGTTGGCGCTGTTGGCTCAAACTTGCAGTCAAATCGGAGCCGATCCGACGCCTTCCACCACATCGACGGCAACTCTaccgtcgtcgtcgtcgtccaTTTCAGTGACGAAAAGTGTCGACAAAACATCGAAAAAATCAACGTCGGATTTGTACACCAACGAAAAGACGGCCAATCGCAAGACGCCACCGCAGTCGAGCAAACAACAATATCTCGACCCTTACGGCCGTCACGAGTCCAAAGAGTCGGAATCAAAGTCGGGATTTAAAAGTCCGTCGACGACCAAATCGTCCGCCTCGCCTTCCATCAACAACAGTGCGACCCAACAATCGCAGGACGGAAGCAAATTGATGGCCGAACAACGAATCGCCCTGGACATGGCCAtccaccaacaacaacaacaacagcagcagcagcagcaacaacaacagcaaaatcaATTGTCCAAGGATATTCAACAATCGATGATGGCCAACGCCTACCACCACAGACTTTCGCCCGTTTTCCCATCTCCGCTGTCCGGTTTGTCGGTCGGCCATCATCCGCTGAGTGCGTACCATCACCCGGGACTGGCCGGACTCGACGCCGCCACAGCAGCCGCTCTGGGAGCATTCAGACACCCGGCCTATTCGAGTGTGGCCCACCATTTGGGATACCCTCATCACGTGCCCGTCTCGTTGGGTCTCAGCTTGGCCAGCTATCAGCAAGCGTTGAGTGCCGTCTCTTACGGACAACgacttcaacaacaacaacaacagcacgGCAATTCAACAAGCAAAACTGGCGATTCGGCCATTTGTCGCGATCCTTATTGCACGGGTTGCCCCAACAGCAGCCCGTCTGCCAACGCCATGCCCGTCTCCTCCGCATCGTCGTCATCTTCCGCCTCGTCTTCGCCCAACAATTCACcgacaacgacgacgacaGCCAGTACGAGCACCTCGTCAACGGGTTGCCCGGCCGGATGCACCCAATGCGATCACGTGACGAGAACGacatcagcagcagcagcagccagcGCCGCTGGATTAGGCCTTATGAGTTCGACGGCGGCGCTGTCCTCCAGTGTGTCGATGAGCACGTCGACACCGTCGACCATCGTCACGTCGACATCGGACGCCGCGTCCTTGTCGAGACCCTACGTGTGCAATTGGATCGCATCCGATCATTATTGCGGCAAGCGATTCGCGTCGTCCGACGAGCTGCTGCAACACCTCCGCACGCACACCAGTCTGTCCGTGGCGTCGCAATTGCCTCCAGCTGTCGCGCCTCCAGAGCCGTCGTTGAGTT cgtcgtcgtcgtcgtccaCCAGTTACTCTTCACCTCACCACCATCACCACCACCAGCTGCTCAATCCGTCGTTGCATCCG CACAGCGCCCATTTATTGGCCGCTTCGGCTGCAGCTTTGCATCGAACCTATCCCACCCCGCCGCTCAGTCCGCTCTCCATGGCCCGTTATCATCCGTACAGTAACAGCGGCGGAGGCGGCGGCGCCAACAAACATTTGAGTTCGACGGGAGCGTTGCAACAACATTCGCCACTCTCTGCGTCCGTCGTTGCGCCGTCAGCGCCTATCGCCCCTCCGCCACCTCCGCACAATCCGCTCCTGTCGCTGCACCATCCGTACGCCGCTAGTTTAGCTGGACTGCCCGGCTATTATTCGACTCATCCTTATTCACTTTATAGCCAACGGATGCTGGCCGGTGCTGGAGTTTTACCTTGA
- the LOC116931901 gene encoding integumentary mucin C.1 isoform X2: MEYRHCGIFFFSLSIHLFSVLFVNGANGSAVEDCYWSGTGPICDGKCRLGEASQPNKNERIGCITGKKKYCCKTGTSLTNVTESAPTPPRDKETNTSVLSPSTKDDCYWVGKSPNCEGSCLEGDYMASTSRTGNGSTCIVGKKKYCCKGSRTHSNSSMTSTVSANVSMATASKEKQTPLQITDDQCHWVGEPPLCLGSCKFGEYVAAKSPTGDDGEKCASGQKKYCCVRAKPADGQTGIAKKTVRDSHKQSYNDVDAVSNSSSQPVQSWLRPTPRDLPVNATGFKHGVNVVKIKRKLVLATAESTSVPTSTSVPTSTTTTETATSSTTSTPTTTSIKVNVANVPLPDILPVPLMFRSRRVFNVDIEQPTSIIPLSTSLASIDKQNETIALTTTVGPSTVGPSTVGPSTVGQAGESLQVNQ, from the exons ATGGAGTACCGTCACTGCggcatcttcttcttctcgctATCGATTCATCTATTTTCAGTGCTTTTC GTAAACGGCGCAAATGGATCGGCCGTAGAGGACTGTTATTGGTCTGGAACCGGCCCAATTTGCGATGGAAAGTGTCGACTTGGCGAGGCATCCCAACCGAATAAGAACGAGA GAATTGGCTGCATCACTGGCaagaaaaa ATATTGTTGTAAGACGGGCACATCGTTGACCAACGTCACGGAATCAGCTCCGACACCGCCACGTGATAAAGAAACAAACACGTCCGTCTTATCACCATCGACG AAAGATGATTGCTACTGGGTGGGTAAGTCCCCCAACTGCGAAGGATCTTGCCTCGAAGGTGATTACATGGCGAGCACGTCTCGAACAGGCAACG GCTCCACGTGCATTGTtggcaaaaagaaatattgCTGCAAAGGATCAAGGACTCACTCCAACAGCTCAATGACGTCCACCGTGTCTGCAAATGTATCGATGGCAACTGCCTCGAAAGAGAAACAAACG CCTCTCCAAATAACGGACGATCAATGCCACTGGGTGGGTGAGCCGCCTCTTTGTTTGGGTTCGTGCAAGTTCGGCGAATACGTGGCAGCCAAATCGCCAACAGGCGACGACG GAGAAAAGTGTGCCAGTGGCCAGAAAAAGTATTGCTGTGTCCGTGCAAAACCAGCGGACGGACAGACTGGCATAGCAAAGAAAACAGTCAGGGATAGTCACAAGCAAAGTTACAATGACGTTGATGCCGTTTCGAATTCCAGCAGTCAACCCGTTCAGTCGTGGCTTCGGCCGACACCAAGAGATTTACCTGTCAATGCGACTGGCTTCAAACACGGCGTCAACGTCGTCAAAATTAAACGGAAATTGGTATTAGCGACAGCGGAATCGACGTCCGTCCCAACATCGACGTCCGTCCCAAcatcgacaacaacaacagagaCAGCTACGTCTTCGACAACGTCTACTCCAACAACAACGTCGATAAAGGTCAACGTGGCGAACGTTCCTCTTCCTGACATTCTGCCAGTGCCATTAATGTTCCGTTCACGCCGAGTATTCAACGTAGATATAGAACAGCCGACGTCCATTATTCCATTGTCGACTTCTTTGGCGTCAATCGACAAACAAAATGAGACGATTGCCTTGACGACGACCGTTGGGCCGTCCACAGTTGGACCATCCACAGTTGGGCCGTCCACAGTTGGTCAAGCCGGGGAATCATTACAAGTCAATCAATAG
- the LOC116931897 gene encoding methylsterol monooxygenase 1 yields MANMNRMVDPMAVTWSERYNKTFERVWAKLPNFLGSFIATAAVFILGSSIRGDWLLILVHFIKYLRNGQEDETNSTLSSEVQTLYGDFSLKDYKLEGLPYYILPAMTISYVTYLGVGGFLHWYYYVRQRDRPEEWKCQPTKWLSPELERHEILLGSLSLFFGSVLSGIISCFIMNGGRTFIYYDYADYGYVWAVLQWPAIFIWQDYLTYWGHRIFHTPFLYKHFHKLHHTYKQPTAFSVTAIHPVEFLFFQGILISPMFLVPTNWITMIVLLSYTYYHGIIDHSGINFKAYWWQPWQPNCIFHDNHHQYFHVNFGFNIKYWDTLHGTDRKKDRLYREDIFYGQGKSVDDATEGELAQDMAERESENPLAYDNNQHAYELKQSDLKTSKKNK; encoded by the exons atggcaAACATGAACCGGATGGTCGATCCCATGGCCGTCACTTGGTCCGAACGCTACAACAAAACGTTTGAAAGAGTTTGGGCAAAATTACCCAATTTTCTGGGATCTTTTATCGCTACCGCAGCTGTTTTCATCCTGGGCTCTTCCATTCGAG gcgattGGCTTTTAATCCTGGTCCACTTTATCAAATACCTTCGCAACGGACAAGAGGACGAAACAAACAGCACATTGTCGTCAGAGGTACAGACTCTTTACGGCGACTTTTCGCTCAAGGATTACAAATTGGAGGGACTGCCTTATTACATTTTGCCCGCCATGACCATCTCGTATGTCACCTACTTGGGTGTGGGCGGATTCCTGCACTGGTACTATTACGTCCGCCAACGTGACCGGCCTGAGGAATGGAAATGTCAACCCACCAAGTGGCTCTCACCCGAATTGGAGAGACACGAAATCCTTCTCGGATCACTTTCGCTTTTCTTTGGCTCCGTCCTTTCGGGAATCATCTCCTGTTTCATCATGAACGGCGGGAGAACATTCATCTACTACGATTACGCAGATTACGGATACGTCTGGGCTGTTCTCCAATGGCCAGCCATTTTCATCTGGCAG GATTATTTGACGTACTGGGGCCACAGGATTTTCCACACGCCATTCCTTTACAAACACTTCCACAAATTGCATCACACGTACAAGCAACCGACAGCCTTCTCCGTGACGGCCATCCATCCGGTagaatttctctttttccaaGGAATCCTCATATCGCCCATGTTCCTCGTTCCAACCAATTGGA TCACGATGATCGTTTTGCTGTCCTACACTTACTACCACGGCATCATCGACCATTCAGGAATCAATTTCAAGGCTTACTGGTGGCAACCATGGCAACCGAATTGCATCTTTCACGATAACCATCATCAATACTTTCACGTCAATTTCGGATTCAATATCAAATACTGGGACACG TTGCACGGAACGGACCGGAAGAAAGATCGACTCTATCGCGAGGACATTTTCTACGGCCAAGGAAAGTCGGTGGACGACGCCACAGAGGGAGAATTGGCTCAAGATATGGCAGAACGTGAATCAGAGAATCCATTGGCCTACGACAACAATCAACACGCATACGAATTGAAACAATCCGATTTGaaaacaagcaagaaaaacaaatag